A section of the Alphaproteobacteria bacterium genome encodes:
- the typA gene encoding translational GTPase TypA produces MQFRNIAIIAHVDHGKTTLVDNILKQSGTFAAHQEVSDRVMDSNDLEKERGITILAKATSVEWKGHRFNIVDTPGHADFGGEVERILSMVDGVVLLVDAAEGAMAQTKFVLDKALNLGLKPIVLINKVDRQDARPNEIHDEIFDLFDKMGASDEQLDFPTLFAVGRDGWAVQDLENEERKDLSPLMDLIIDHVPAPKVDENAEFKMIATTISADPYVGRLLTGKIESGKVKVGQPIHALSQDGSKIEQTKVSKIMAFRGVERAELQEAVAGDIVSIAGFSKASVADTLCDLTVEKALKAQPIDPPTLTMNFSVNSSPLAGREGKQLTSRVIAARLMKEAESNVALEVKPSEENESLEVSGRGELQLGVLIETMRREGFELSISRPKVRYKKAENGQTLEPIEEVVVDVEDEFTGIVVEKLSKRKAEMTEMKPSGGGKTRITFYAPSRGLIGYLSEFRTDTRGTGVMNRLFHEYAPYKGDIEQQRNGVLISMANGKAAPYALFNLEDRGVMFIEPTEEVYVGMIVGENAKANDLEVNVIKGKQLTNVRASGKDDAVRCTPPRRYNLEESISYIQDDELLEVTPTKIRFRKRHLDPNDRKRASRQKAAL; encoded by the coding sequence ATGCAATTCCGTAATATAGCTATTATCGCTCACGTAGATCATGGTAAAACAACACTTGTAGATAATATTTTAAAACAAAGTGGAACTTTCGCAGCTCACCAAGAAGTATCAGACAGAGTAATGGACTCTAATGACCTTGAAAAAGAAAGAGGTATCACAATTTTAGCCAAAGCCACATCTGTAGAATGGAAAGGTCATAGATTTAATATCGTAGACACACCAGGTCACGCTGACTTCGGTGGAGAAGTAGAAAGAATCCTTTCAATGGTTGATGGAGTAGTTTTACTAGTAGACGCAGCTGAAGGAGCTATGGCTCAAACAAAATTTGTGCTAGATAAAGCTCTTAACTTAGGTCTTAAACCAATAGTTTTAATAAATAAAGTAGATAGACAAGACGCAAGACCAAATGAAATTCATGACGAAATTTTTGATCTATTTGATAAAATGGGCGCTTCAGATGAACAACTAGATTTCCCAACTCTTTTCGCAGTTGGTAGAGATGGATGGGCAGTTCAAGATTTAGAAAATGAAGAAAGAAAAGATTTATCTCCTCTTATGGATTTAATTATAGATCATGTTCCAGCTCCAAAAGTTGATGAAAATGCCGAATTTAAAATGATTGCAACAACAATTTCAGCAGATCCATATGTAGGAAGACTACTTACAGGTAAAATTGAAAGTGGTAAGGTTAAAGTAGGACAACCAATACACGCACTATCTCAAGATGGAAGCAAAATAGAACAAACTAAAGTTTCTAAAATTATGGCATTCAGAGGTGTTGAAAGAGCTGAGCTTCAAGAAGCTGTTGCTGGTGACATCGTATCTATAGCAGGCTTCTCAAAAGCTTCTGTTGCAGACACACTTTGTGATCTAACTGTTGAAAAAGCATTAAAAGCTCAACCAATAGATCCTCCAACATTAACAATGAATTTCTCAGTAAACAGTTCTCCATTAGCAGGTAGAGAAGGAAAGCAGTTAACATCTCGTGTTATAGCAGCTAGACTAATGAAAGAAGCAGAAAGTAACGTTGCCTTAGAAGTAAAACCATCAGAAGAAAATGAATCTTTAGAAGTTTCTGGAAGGGGTGAGCTACAATTAGGTGTCCTTATTGAAACTATGAGAAGAGAAGGGTTTGAGCTTTCAATCTCAAGACCAAAAGTTAGATATAAAAAGGCTGAAAACGGACAAACTTTAGAACCAATCGAAGAAGTAGTTGTAGACGTTGAAGATGAGTTCACAGGTATAGTCGTTGAAAAGCTAAGTAAAAGAAAAGCAGAAATGACAGAAATGAAACCATCAGGTGGTGGTAAAACAAGAATAACTTTCTACGCTCCATCAAGAGGTCTTATTGGTTATCTTTCTGAATTCAGAACTGACACAAGAGGTACTGGAGTAATGAACAGACTTTTCCACGAATACGCTCCTTATAAAGGTGACATAGAACAACAAAGAAATGGAGTTCTAATATCTATGGCAAACGGAAAAGCAGCACCATACGCTTTATTCAATTTAGAAGACAGAGGTGTTATGTTCATAGAACCAACAGAAGAAGTTTATGTTGGAATGATCGTAGGTGAAAACGCAAAAGCAAACGATTTAGAAGTTAACGTTATAAAAGGAAAACAACTGACAAATGTAAGAGCTTCAGGTAAAGACGACGCAGTTAGATGTACTCCTCCAAGAAGATATAATCTTGAAGAATCTATTTCTTACATACAAGATGATGAGCTTCTAGAAGTTACACCAACTAAAATCAGATTTAGAAAAAGACATCTAGATCCAAATGATAGAAAAAGAG
- a CDS encoding ClpXP protease specificity-enhancing factor SspB, with translation MDFSKKIDYDLLVEKALLDVVKNVLTHLSKYGCPNENCIYITFKTRQKGVKLPDYISKDEKYKDEMTIILEKHFENLSVSDKEFGVTLNFGGNPYYITVPFSAITAFVDSIANFSYAFDVPDIYGEDRFDIVDSSIDPKPHIDYDANRKEEEKKKDGKDKDNIISLDDFRD, from the coding sequence ATGGATTTCTCTAAAAAAATAGACTATGATTTATTGGTGGAAAAGGCTCTTTTAGACGTTGTAAAGAATGTACTTACGCACCTTAGTAAATATGGATGCCCTAATGAAAATTGCATCTATATAACTTTCAAAACTAGACAAAAAGGTGTTAAATTACCTGATTATATATCTAAAGATGAAAAGTATAAAGATGAAATGACTATTATTTTAGAAAAACATTTCGAGAATCTTTCTGTTTCTGATAAAGAATTTGGTGTTACATTAAATTTTGGTGGAAATCCTTATTACATTACGGTTCCTTTTTCTGCAATCACTGCATTTGTAGATTCTATAGCTAACTTCTCTTATGCTTTTGATGTTCCAGATATCTATGGTGAAGATAGGTTTGATATAGTCGATTCATCTATAGATCCTAAGCCTCATATTGATTATGATGCAAATAGAAAAGAGGAAGAAAAGAAAAAAGATGGGAAAGATAAGGATAATATTATTTCGTTGGATGATTTCAGAGACTAA
- a CDS encoding DUF2312 domain-containing protein, translating to MSTVSGEQLRSFIDRIERLEGEVLEIKNDIKEVYAEAKGTGFDVKVMKKIVALMKKDRDEVAEEEAIFETYKAALNL from the coding sequence ATGTCAACAGTGTCAGGAGAACAATTAAGAAGTTTTATAGATAGAATCGAAAGATTAGAAGGCGAAGTTTTAGAAATTAAAAACGACATTAAAGAAGTTTATGCAGAAGCTAAAGGTACAGGCTTTGACGTGAAAGTGATGAAGAAAATCGTAGCTTTAATGAAGAAAGACAGAGACGAAGTGGCTGAAGAAGAAGCAATCTTCGAAACTTACAAAGCAGCATTAAACTTATAA
- a CDS encoding replicative DNA helicase produces MLELNDINIKNKTPMSIEAEQALLGAILINNRELEKVSEILQPIHFADKVHSKIYEACVKMIERGHVADPITLNDYFSSLGESNDIGKDYLIRLATSNVSGVNIAGYAQLIYDRALRRELINIGQNIVENALTDNLENPASKQIEEAEQFLYDVAITGTAEGDLKTFKQTLGEALQSTEYALKNKGGISGISSGLRDMDKVLGGLNPSDLLIVAGRPGMGKTVLALNVAFNMANEVYNKRSPEKMTGPCCFFSLEMSADQLAARLLSMNAEVEGHKLRKGSITTEEFARLAEISRALEEIPLFIDDTPGITISAIRTRCRRLKRLHGSLSGIVIDYLQLLTPSGRQRENRVQELSAMTRDLKILAKEMDCPVVVLSQLSRQVEQREDKRPVLSDLRESGSIEQDADIVMFVYRENYYIAQQEPTAENSDNFEEEMQKWKSRMERTKNRASVIIGKNRHGEAKTIKLFANMAYSKLGDLAVQYEEE; encoded by the coding sequence ATGTTAGAATTAAACGACATCAACATAAAAAACAAAACACCTATGTCTATTGAAGCGGAGCAAGCGCTTCTAGGTGCAATCCTTATAAATAATAGAGAATTAGAAAAGGTATCAGAGATTCTTCAGCCAATTCATTTCGCAGACAAAGTTCACAGCAAAATTTATGAAGCATGTGTTAAAATGATAGAGAGAGGTCACGTTGCAGACCCTATCACTTTAAACGATTATTTTTCAAGTCTTGGCGAAAGTAATGATATAGGTAAAGACTATTTAATCCGTCTTGCAACATCAAATGTGTCAGGTGTTAATATAGCAGGCTATGCTCAATTAATTTATGATAGAGCCTTAAGAAGAGAGCTTATTAACATTGGTCAAAATATTGTTGAAAATGCCTTAACAGATAATCTTGAAAATCCAGCATCAAAACAAATAGAAGAAGCAGAACAATTCCTTTATGATGTAGCTATAACAGGAACTGCAGAAGGTGATTTAAAAACATTCAAACAAACTTTAGGAGAAGCTCTTCAAAGTACAGAATATGCCCTTAAAAACAAAGGTGGAATCTCAGGTATATCTTCAGGTTTAAGAGATATGGACAAAGTTCTTGGTGGTCTTAACCCATCCGATTTATTAATCGTAGCAGGAAGACCTGGTATGGGTAAAACCGTACTAGCATTAAACGTAGCATTCAATATGGCTAACGAAGTTTATAACAAAAGATCTCCAGAAAAAATGACAGGACCATGTTGTTTCTTCTCACTGGAAATGTCAGCTGACCAGTTAGCAGCCAGACTATTATCAATGAATGCAGAAGTTGAAGGTCATAAACTAAGAAAAGGATCTATCACAACAGAAGAATTTGCTCGTTTAGCAGAAATTTCAAGAGCATTGGAAGAAATTCCTCTATTCATAGATGATACTCCAGGTATTACAATTTCAGCAATAAGAACTAGATGTCGTAGACTAAAAAGACTTCACGGCTCTCTTTCAGGAATCGTTATTGACTATTTACAACTTTTAACTCCATCAGGAAGACAAAGAGAAAATCGTGTTCAAGAACTTTCTGCAATGACAAGAGACTTAAAAATACTTGCAAAAGAAATGGATTGTCCAGTGGTAGTTCTATCTCAGCTATCTCGTCAAGTTGAGCAAAGAGAAGACAAAAGACCGGTTCTATCCGATCTTAGGGAATCTGGTTCAATCGAGCAGGACGCCGACATAGTTATGTTCGTTTACAGAGAAAACTATTATATTGCCCAACAAGAGCCAACTGCAGAAAATTCAGATAATTTTGAAGAGGAAATGCAAAAGTGGAAATCTAGAATGGAAAGAACTAAAAACCGTGCAAGTGTTATCATAGGTAAGAACAGACACGGTGAAGCCAAAACCATAAAATTATTTGCTAATATGGCATATTCGAAACTAGGCGATCTAGCAGTTCAATATGAAGAAGAATAA
- the xth gene encoding exodeoxyribonuclease III: MKIATFNINSVRARLENFVNWLREVQPDVVLLQEIKCMDEVFPRNEIELLGYNIETHGQKSYNGVAIISKHSIEDVVRGLPTFEEDEQARYIEAVIGGKVRICNIYAPNGNPIDTPKFPYKIKWHQKLNEHVKEVLKYDEPLIVTGDYNVAITDREVYNPKAYKDDAITQPESRAEFNNLKALGFTDAYRTFHDDVDDAYSYWGYRGGCWPKGYGILLDYFLLNDKAMDLLVDCDIDKEPRSKEKPSDHTPVVLELKD, translated from the coding sequence ATGAAAATAGCTACTTTTAATATAAACTCTGTTAGAGCTAGATTAGAAAATTTTGTAAATTGGTTGAGAGAGGTTCAGCCAGATGTTGTTCTTTTGCAAGAAATTAAATGTATGGACGAGGTTTTTCCTAGAAATGAAATTGAACTTTTAGGGTATAACATAGAAACTCATGGGCAAAAAAGTTATAATGGTGTTGCTATTATTTCTAAACACTCTATTGAAGATGTTGTTAGAGGGCTACCTACTTTCGAAGAAGATGAACAAGCTAGATATATAGAAGCTGTTATTGGTGGGAAAGTTAGAATTTGCAACATATATGCTCCTAATGGAAATCCTATAGACACACCTAAATTCCCTTATAAAATAAAGTGGCATCAAAAATTAAACGAACATGTTAAAGAAGTATTAAAATACGATGAACCTCTTATCGTTACTGGTGATTATAATGTGGCCATAACTGATAGAGAAGTTTATAATCCAAAGGCATATAAGGATGATGCTATTACTCAGCCTGAAAGTCGTGCGGAATTTAATAATTTAAAAGCTCTTGGTTTTACTGATGCCTATAGAACTTTTCATGATGATGTTGATGATGCATATTCTTACTGGGGTTATAGAGGTGGATGTTGGCCAAAAGGATATGGCATCTTACTTGATTACTTCTTATTGAATGATAAAGCGATGGATTTGTTGGTTGACTGTGATATAGATAAAGAACCTAGATCAAAGGAAAAACCATCAGATCACACTCCGGTAGTTCTAGAACTTAAAGATTAA